ATGTGTCACAGACTATGaatcttgtttttcttgacACAGATGTGGACTTCCCTGGAGTAAGAGCTGTCTAACTGCAAAGGCAGATCTCTAAAGGGTGAGAATTTAACTCTCAAGATTCAGCATGTTCATGGTTCTTCCACAGGGCCCTCGCTTTGGTGGCCTCATCTGCCTTCATAATCAGGATGCCAGTTAAAGAATAAGTATCAGCATCCCGTAATGAGGCCAGACTTTGTAGCCTCAAAAGGAGGCTtccaagaattttaaaaacattgctCATTGCATCAGGGGCAATGCCAGCTTCTCACATCATCCTGGTACCCATTCAGCTCCTCCCCAGGGCCTCCTCTGTGTAGATACCAGGATGCTTTAAGTTTGTGGGAATTACAGTGATAGGATGAGTCCAACAATGTCCAACTGGGTTAGAACAAGCCCAAAGGAAAGCTCCCAAGCTGTGGAAGGTGCTGATGTGAAGCTGTCAGCACCAACTCTTAAGCCCTGCTGATGCAGAGCAGTACTGGCTGTTATTCCCATTGCTCCAAAATTCAGTGAAGAATAGCCTTATGTTCTTTAACACACTGGAGGGTGATTTCCTGAAGGGAATTACTAAAATGCCTGGTGCTGTATAGGAATACCCATGCACTTCAGGTCTTCAGTTCaatcttttttgtttatatgtGTGCTTTATGACTGTCTgttgaaatacatttcttaactaggaagagatttttttaaaaattatactcttaattttttatttctatccTTGGCAGCAGTATAACAGCCAGGGACACTTGATTCAAGGTCCCAACCATCTCACCTTTGAAAGTCCTCTCAGCAGAAGTGATTGCTGAGATCACCAGTGTAGCACCAGTGTATGGGTAAATTAGCTGGAAACTCTTTGAAGGGCTTTTAATGAAGTGCAGATAGTCCAGGATACTGGTACAGTATGTTCATTTTACTGTGCCATCATTTTTCAAGTTGCAATAGCTTAGCAGAAGGAGGAAATTCTGTAAGAGTCACCTGAGATCAATTCTTACCACACACTATCTGGTTTCCTTAAAAGATTGCAAGTTTAGAGCTGCACATGATCACACGGCCAAACCTGGTCTGGTTTAAATCAATGGCAATGATCCTCTTGACTGCTGTGGGAGCCAAAATGTCATAGTGGCACTGTAATACCCTTTGGCAGCTGAACCTACCAACCTACAGCATCAGCTCAAAGTGACCAGTGAATTTTGATGAAAAACAACAATACCTGTTAGGGACAAATTGTGGCTCTCTCAAAGGGTAATCCTTCTGGTAGTGTTTACATAAATGCTGTGGATCTGTTACCATGTTGCATCatagcagaattattttatgaagaaaCTCTGACTCCATTTCCTGGAGATAAGAGCAGGTTATCACCGCAGGGGATGGTTAACCTCATTTGGATCCacaagtattttaaagtattaacATGAGTGGGTGATGTGAATTGAGTCTACCATTCTGTCTAGCCATGAGCAGAAGTAACTAAACTGAGTTTAACATATACTTTGCCTAgaatagctttttattttaacccTAAGGTATTCTAACAAACAGATGCAATTTGCTGAtatgtgttatttttcttatagctgtttttctttataattttatttcttttgaggCAGGTCTGTCACACTATTTCCTTATATTTTAATTCCACGACACATATGTTATTACAATTGTAATACATTGTACAAATGTACAGTGTAAGTGGGACTGTTTTTAAGACTGAATGTGTTTAGCTATAGATCAATAGACagtaaaatattaatggaaaacaCTCATCCATAAACTTAACCTTCCTGAAAGAAGCTGGCAGTACAGTTGTGGATTACTTACGACCATAACTCCAAAAACTGTGCTAAATTTTCTAGCAGAAGTATAAAGCTTCTGTTCTCAAGCTGTTTTATGTTTGAATCCTCAAGAGAATATTacacaaaagatttttttatttgactgcaataataaaattacaagcaattttaatttagtGTAGAATTTAGTTGACATCAGAAAAGAgacagcaataaaatatttgcctATACTATCATTCTTACAAGGCATTTTGTAGAAATACTGACTGGACTTTCTAGGCTGAGAGAAAGAATAGGCTCATTTTTTACTTCCtattagaaaaagaattaatattgTCACTTTTTTTACACACTAATATCTTTATCATGAACTGCTCCCACTTCTTATTGTCATGCCCAGTAAGCCTTATCTATGGGGAAAGAGCAAAGAGCAAAGGTAGACTCATTTTGGAGTGAAACCCAGAGATAAAACAGCAAGGAGGCTTCTGAAAGGCTTCACTTGATTGTAATCTAATTATAAGGATATTTAACTGTTACTACTCACAAGCATGACTGCTGCGTTGGAAATTGTTGGCTTTCTTTTGTGCTTGGGTGGGTTGGCAGTTATTGGAGCTACTTTGCCAAATAATTACTGGAAAGTCTCCAGTatccatggttctgtgatcaCAACATCTACATTGTTTGAAAACCTGTGGAAGAGCTGTGCAGAAGACAGCACTGGAATATCCAACTGCAGGGATTTTGACTCTATGCTTGCACTGCCTGGTAGGTGACTTTACGCAGCCTTGGTTATATTGCTTAAAATCTTACTGGCAAAAAACAGAAAGGCTTTTGTGTTGGTAATCTGGCAATACTGGAAATTAACTGGCCAAGGAGGACTTTGTTGGCTGAAGTAATAAAAATCTCTCAAGCAGCAGAATGTGTCAAGCATGTTAGGAAAGGCTATAAAATACGGCAAATTAAGTCGGTTGATCAAGCGTTTTACAGGCATTTAAAGTGGGTTGTAATCTCTTCTCTAGCATCTCATGGGATGTCTTAGTAGGAGacttttttaaactatttatttatttggaattaTTGTATAGATCTTCTTTTGCAATACTTCATAGCTAATGTACTGTAGCTGGAGTTCTTTATTGTAGtaggaaatactgtttttagCTGAGAAGTGGTAGTGGTTTTAGTGAGTTGAGACTGAAAATCGTAGATAATCCAAGAAATACAtgattatatattatacattatacatattttaacatattATAGAAGGAGTATATgatataaatgaatatattattAAGTTTGTTAACTAATGCTAACTACTCTCAAGGTTTGTTAACTAAAGTCTATCTGGATGTGGTTTTAAATATCAAGAAATTTAGATCTGCTGGCTCTACTTCTTTGTATCAGTCTTGTGGTTGTCCTCAAATGCCCAGCTAGGCAATATTCTGTGGATAGTAAGTGTGTCTATAGACAGTAAAgctattttttattaatcttgAATAATTCAGTATGTAGATActtatttggaataaaaatgccTTCCTTCTAGCTGAATCTGCCCTAAGAGGTGGCTAAACTAAACAGGAGGATACTCCTAATCTGAAGAATGTGTAATATAGGATTAGTGGGAATGAGGTGTTCAATTCACTTTCTCCCTCAGTTTAAGTAAAGGCTTGTTGCTGATCAGCTCTAACACTCATATAGCAATTCTCTGAAAGTGTGTCCAGTATTTAGGGAATAATCTGTGCTTTTCAGTCTTCtgtaaaaattgcttttagtGTATGTGTGTTTGAAGAGGAACATAACCCTGTTTAAACATCTTAGCCTCAGTTACAGCAGAATCATTCCATCAGACATTATCCTCTGCAGAGCACTGATGTCAGTGtgcaccagcactgctgggttagtagctggacttgatgatctgaGAGATCTTTGtcagccttaatgattctgtgattttatttggTTCTTGTAAAGACCACCCCAAGGGCTGGTTTGTAGCTTACTGCCACTGACTGCAGGCAGCATCTCGTCACTGATGTGTTTACATGGGGTGTTACCTCTGAGAATGTGTGCAGATTTGGGCCATGGGCCTGCAAGAGATCAGCATCTGCAGAGAAAAGTGGGTTTGAAAGAACCTGGTGGGGGTCAGAAAACAGCACCATGTCAAAGCAAACACAACAGAAGGCAAGCAACAGCAGGGCTCCTGAGAGCTACAGGTAACAACACAGagccagcaggcaggagagaagTGGGGCCAGAAAGTAAATGACTGGAACAAGCTCTGAAGTGAAGTTGTGAAGATTAGGTTTGAGCTGTTGAAGAGGAGATCAGTCCTGTAGTTGAGAACATGGCAGTATAGTTGAGGGGTAAAggcagggggaaggggaagggaaaaacagctTGCAAAACTGtgaagataaaacattttcagaaaggaaagctgaaaaagaaaagtcagaatTCACTAGATGGTAGCAACAGTTGAAAGGAcggctgggcagagcaggaaagaggaagaaaatggatttgGTAAAAACACAGGCTCAACAGACAGTGGGACCTCTGAGAAACATCGATAGCACTTGCAGATATGAACCAAGGTGGATTAAAAATTACCATGGACAGTTTAGGTGTGTTTCAAATTCCTGTTTAGAAACTTAGCTGAAACTGCTGTGAGGATGTCAGGGACTGGAGGgagggcaaaaagaaaaaacaaaagtgtcTTTGTTACCTCTCATCAGAATGATGTCTCATCAGACAGTGAAGATTTTCCATGCAAGTTTTCTTATTGGCCACTGAGCAGTGTGGAATACTTCTGGATTTTGCTTTATGTATGGGAAAAGTCAGACTTGGTTCTTTGAAACCAATTTAATGCCTTTGAGTTCACTAAACCATTAGTCTAAATGACAAATATTTGAAGTGAGGAgctttttaaatgcaatattGCACAAGACTGAAACCATGATTGGCTACTCCAAATAGTATACtatactgtatatatatatgtgtatactCCATATACAATGTCTGTCTAGTCACAACTAAATCAAACATTTAATATAACTAGTTGCCAAAGCTTTTTAAACTCCATCCCCCTGCTCTTCTTTTTAAGGTTCCATAGGTGTTTTTTTCAATGACAGGATTTGAGGATAATTTCTTACAATTGGTGTGACTAATAAAATGAACTGACTttgtattttgttaaataagctaagtttaaaattaaaaattgtgttttctgaatTGTGAGCTAAGGTGCACAGTTAAGATTGTTGAGGTTATGGTATTGTGGCACAGTTGTATGAAATCCCTTTCCCATTGGATTGCAAACAAGGCTATGTTTGTGTGTCCTGGAAAGAGATGGGGAGTCCCATGTAACACTGCAGGAGTCCCCAGGagctgaaatgtgaaatgttgTTGGACCCCACTGGGTGACTGCCATGGTGTAAGGTCCCAAGCCTGAAAGCAGTGTTGTTGAGTACTTACCTTAACAGTATCTTCTGCAGGCAAAAACCTTGAAGTGTCAGTGGTGTTTTGAGGGGTCTTTCCACTTTTACtactgtcttcatttttttccacaaaaaaattaaaattagagcTTAACGAAGCATTAACTCCTCAAATTATTGTAGCCTTTGATTCTGTATATTTATCTCATCAGTGCTTATTGCTATTTTGGTAACTCTTAAGCTTGTAGGACCAGTACTCTTAAGCCACATTAGGCTGAGTTGGAGTGTGAGTACCACTTTGCCTCCTGTCTCTCTGTCTGATTTTTGTTGTCTGGAGCTCACTCTGCTATAGAACTAGACTAGGTTATCGTGGAGGACATGGAGATGGTCAGGGAGCAAGAGCCTGAATGCTGGTATCAACGATGTGAGTGTCCAGCTGAGATCAGGTCTGACCCTTCTGATGTATGATTAAAATGATAGAGTCATAGaaccatttaggttggaagaaaACTTAAAGATAATCAAGTCAACAAAGTTAGCAGTTGAGACCCTGCCAGATTGTGATGCTTGGCATGTTTATCTCTCAGCAAAGGCGCCTAAGTGCCATTTGACCTGGAGCCTGCCAAATGCAGGGTGCCATTTTAAAGGAGTCCAAAGTCCCCGTTTCACCTTCTTTCTTAGGCTGATTAATAATCCAGTCCTGGTTTTTGTGCAATTGATACCAGGATGTGAAGAGCAGTTTTTTAAAGGATGCAGAATTGCCAGCATACCAGATTCCTTCATGTGCCCACAAGCAGCTGTAACCTCTCCACAAGACAATGTCTTAGGAGgagtgctgcagctctcaggtgCACTCACCTCCTGTTTGTTACACCAAGTTTGAAGTGCACTGCTAACTTGAGCACAATTCTTTCCTATCCCTCCCTGGAAGCAGCAAAGCTGGCACCATTCTCCAGTTCCTCAGTAGTGCCAGAGCCTTGCACACCTTGACCATCACCTGGATTTCAGATGTGTTCTGTGCACTCATCTGTACACAGGTCAGGAATTGAGAGGACTTGTGAGCAGGAGACTATTTCCTGCTCCTGCAAATGACCATGTGTGCCACTAGGCATTTTCACAGGAATGTAAGGGATGAGTAGCTTGCTGTAGTTTTTCAGGATTTACTAAAGACACAAGAGGATTTACTGAGCTTATAAGGTGTAGGCATAGTTAAACTCTCAAATCTGTTTGACTTGAAGGCTAAACACACAGGTTTGGGGGCTTCTCTGAACCATATGAAAAAGCTGGACAAGATTCACTCATTACTGCACCTGTTAATTTTATCACTTCCtttaagcactttttttttttttcccccagacaAGATTAATGTAATTTCTATGTAGATcctgatttgttttctctttttctgtcttagCTCACATTCAGGCATGCCGTGCCCTGATGATTACTTCCATCCTTTTGGGATTCGTAGCTGCAGTATTCTCACTGCTTGGTATGAAATGCACAAACATTGGGTTGAGTgatgaagatggaaaaatgaaatttactGTCACAGgaggatttctttttattttaggagGTAATATTGAATATGAAATGAGAGCACTATTGATACTTTTAATTGCTTCATAGCCAGACTAAATGAAACAAACTTGTTCTTTGTTTAAATCTGTTACAGCCATTGAAGGAATCATTCAcctttgtgctttttaaactttttctggTAGGTCTCTGCTCCATGGTGGCTATTTCTTGGTATGCTGCAATGGTTACTGCTCAGTTTTTTAATCAACTGTACGCTGGAACCAAGTAAGTTAAATGTATCTGTCATACCAAACTCCATCGTTTGTTAGACAGCTGCTCCAGATTTTCAGAGCCTGGATGGATCCCATTATCCAGTCCTACAGGAGGGAAAAATTGTATTCAGGGAATTTTTTCACCTCAAGGTTgttggtggggagggaggagagttCTCCTCTGGAAGAGTGAGTGGATGTGTGAGGAATACCAACCCTGCATCTGAGGGGGTTTTGTactgtgtttgcattttcttgAGAGACTCAAATGCGTATCTCAATgttatgaagaagaaaaggtaaaattctTAAATGTGCTTTGGCATTTAGACCAAAAGAGGTACAAAACTCAAGTTCTGGCTAGAATAAAGTACCTTAGATGTACATATGAGGGAAAATAACATGCAAAGCAGCTCGAGTTTTGTGCTAGTGGCCTGCAGAGAAATCTGCTGCCTGCCTTACATATGTTAACAGCTCAACATTTGTTTGCCTTATGAGTTAAAACGAGGTAAAATTTGTAGGATTATCAGCTAGTGCAGTTGCATACAAACAAGTTTCGAGGTATAAAAGGCCTTACTCTTTATCTGATATAAAAGTAACAGTTGTCAAAACCAAATGGCAGCTTATGGTACCTTATCTAGGTGCCCTGTTTAGCAATGAGGAACAGAGGTAGAGGTGACTGGGCCTCTCCTTCAGAGAgggggggaaaggagagggaaagataTTGTCTGTGGAATATGAGACATCTGTAATATACTTCTACCAAGTATATAATTCATAGATCAGTAAACTATAAATCGTTAGTTGCTAGGTTCAtatttgaagtgttttgtaAGTTCCCGCCCAGGAATCGGTTCAGGGAAGTCAGAGGTGAAGTGCTTTGTGATAAATCAAAGTACTTTAAGCAACTGCCTTTATTGTTTGtcagtttttcctgtgttttcaatGAAGTGCTTAGAAAGAAATTGTATTTGTGCAGTTACTTTTTGTTGCTTTATATCCCCTTGAGAGAACTATATGAAGGGTAATAAATACATTAGAGAACTGAAACAACCATTGATAAGGAATTTCGGTTAGTTGGATAGTTGGTGTGTTTTATAGTTACCTGCTATAGCTTTGGGGCTTCAATATAAATGCCTGTTAATCAGTTACCAGAAGGTTTGCATTCAGTagctaaagaaatattttatatttttttaatatctaaacTTCATATTGAAGCTGTTGATTCACTGAGCAGTGCTTGATGAATTAAGTTTGATCATTGGTAAAGCTGGACATGGAGTCTGTGAGACAGGTTTAAATTCACTTGCATTCCAGTATTGATCATCACCCTTAAGAGACTGGCAAATCTGGTTTTTCAGATTGTATTTTTCTGATCTGACTTCAGCAAATTAGTGAAGTTGACCTCTGCTAATTCTTAGAGGAGTTTCTCCTACAGCTCTGAAGGCAAATTAAGTTCTCTTGCAGATGTCTCCtatatattttgctttggtATGACATCTACAGCACTCTTGTCTGTAGGTGACAGGTGAGCAGAAATGATTGTAGGCACTGGGCAATGTGCAATTTGTactcctgggtttttttgataaTGACTCTCTGCCTGTCCTGTGTTTGGAATTACCTAAACCAGTGGAGACCTTGTGGTTCCCATGTGTGAtgagagcacagagagctgtgaATCTGTGTAAACCTCTGAAACCCTCCTGTTAGCAAAGAATTCCAGAATCAGAAGCTTTGGCACTTTTAAATAATTGTGTTTCCAAGGGGAAAGAAAGCACAATTCTCAGGTTCCATGATGCCTTCATTGCAGTCCATGACACTTATTTTGTCCTGATATTGGGGATCTCAGACCAGAGATGTACAGGTGGATTGTGGATATAGTTTTTTTCTGATCataaagatttgttttcctctttgtatGAAACTCCTGTCAGACTTTTCCAGACTCAGCTGTGTCTAGTCTTTGGAACAAACTCATTATTATTGAATTCCTTGGACTGGTCTAGGGGGTTTCCTGAAAGGTATAGTTTTGTACAGTAAAATAGggagctattttttttcagcctgtgaCATTTATAAATGCCTTTCAGCCATACAACCACAGAGGGTGGTGGATATCCTTTAGGATATCTAAGTTTGAAAACTAGCTCTATACAACCAGCTACTTGTAAGTGACTTAATGTTGTGTCCATAGAAAACTGATGTCTGTGATCTGCCTTTCCTCAGCATATGACAGTAAGATCTGAATCATTCAGTTTCACAAAATCGTTTCAATGACATTTACAGCCaataaaagagcaaaataaatgttgtgaATTGCACAGAAGGTATGTCATTATTATTTATCATCAACAATTTGTTAAATATACACAATTATTTATTGCTACTTATCTTTATGTTGCTTAGTACTCTCTGTACTGTCTCTAATTTGGCAGAGCAACTCTATACAAATAGGAGTTTTACTGAGCAGACACAAAGCCAGATCAGTTCTCTGTTAACTCTTGAAGTGCCTTTCTGTTAGCTGATTTCTACACAGATTAGAATTTGGTTGCATTACAGGCTTTGTGATCCTGTTATAAGTTGTTTCCATAAAATCTTTCATGTTTCAGGTATGAATTAGGAGAAGCTCTGTACTTAGGCTGGGCTGGATCTATCCTTTACATACTCGGTGGGATCTTACTGACCTGTTcatgcagagggaaggaaaaacagaattacagGTAATTTTGGATTTGTCAGTTGAAGTAGCAGCTGTTCTATCTGTGCTCtgttctgtctctctctcaCCTCCTGGTATGAATATGTGTAAATTACAAACAGTTCTATGGTATGTCACAGACTGGTGATGGCAGAGGATGCTGTACCAAACACTTGTACCTCCCAGACAGGGTACCTGATGCATCACCATCAGCAGTCCCCTCTAACTTGTATTTGGTAATTCTGGGCACTGCTGATGGTGAAAATGTGTAGTGAAGGAGCAAACTGGCgccaaaagaaaagcatataGAACCCCATAATGTATTACAATCCTGTTTCTCTGCAGTACTCACTGTGACTAAAATATTCACTGTTCAATTTGCAGAAAGTGTAAAGGCATTTCCCAAAGCACATGGAATTGATCACTAGAAACTTggcttttttcttgttctttatgGAAATGTCTTGTCACACATCAGATCAGGAAAGGGGAGGTTTCTGGCCTCAATATTTAACCTTCcctgcatttctgtttcagtctTGAATTTTGACAAATACAGAAGGCCTCTTTTTGAAGGAGAGGGATGAAATAGGCAGAAATAGCAGAGGTCCATGGCTAACAGAACTCAAATAGCTTGGAGGTTGTAGTAGCTCAACTTGAGAGGATATGAGAGAATATGCAAGGAAGAAGCATATTCATTGTTGGTGTGTTTAATCttgggaaaattatttaaaaatgtagtaATGTTCCTCTGACACTCCATTGCTTAATCTGAAACCATTTCTGTTTTATGGTAATACTTCATCAGCCACATTGGACTTTAGATCTTGCTCACCTTACTTTGATACAAAGTACCAAATGTCCTGTAATGTCCTGAAAATCAGGTAAAACTGATATATGAAATAGAAGTTCAGTGTGATGAATGACAGTTGAGGAGGTTGGGTTCAgatacttctgttttctttcttcgTCATCTTGATTCCTGTATTAAAACCTGCAGCTTGTACAAAGGTGCTGAGGGCTTCTGCTTGAAGTCCTTGACTGAAATGCCTCGAGGAAGAGCACATGTGAGTTAGGAATCCAGAGTGTGGTTGGGGTTACAAGAGAGATGGGCTGTGCAGCCCATCAGGGACCCCACCTATTCCCCCTTAGCTACCAGAACAACGAGAACTGGAGGCCTCCAATTTCTGCCCTGTTGTGAAGAATGTGCTATTGGTGGGTTGGATACAAAGCTAACTGAGTAACTTCTAAATATCTGAAACCATGGGCATGTGTTTAACACCtattattttgtatctttttttcttgatttgcaGTCCCAAGAAATATGCATATTCATCAGCCCAGGCAGCTATTCAGCCACACATGTACCCCAGGAGCTCTGAGACCGTCATAAGCAACAAGGAGTATGTCTGAGCTTCCATTCTGCATCACCTGTAGCATTAGTGGGTTATGAACTCAAATAAAGAAGTCAACTGCTTCTTTATTCCAGTTCCAAATTGCAATCCTATGCCTTAATTTGGAGCAGTACCAAGAGGAGGTATGGTTTTCAATGTAAATAGGAACGGTTTTCAGATGTAAACAGCTTTCTACAGAAGATGCCATGATGTGAAATCCTGTGGCATGAAGGTTTTCTGCATGCTGAGAAGCCTGGTAAAATTTAACCTGAGCGCAGTATATGCTGACACTCAAGAGCAATGGTTTCTATTTCAGCTGACTCAAACATGTGGAACTGATAGCTGTATCTGACTGCAAGTTCATATGCCTCACAGTTAGAAATGTGTTGTGTTTTCATTAATGTTTAGCTTCCTTGTTTTGTTAGCAGCTTAAGCTTTTGACATGAAATAAACTTTGTTCCACAgactgaaacagattttttgaCGAGTGGAATCCTCTAATAAGGAAATTATGTTATACTGAAATTCTTATTACATATGATGGCCAAGGTTTATAAAAGCTACAAAAATTTTTCTAGCAACCACTCACCTTCAAATCTGCAGATGTGCAACAAATTTCTTTCTGGCTGTAATGCAGATACAGAAGATAAACAATACAGAATGAACAAAAGACATGTGGGAATGGAGAAAGCATCTGGTGAGAAAATGCCTTGTGGTAACTAAAATGATAgcctgaatttttatttctatggttttctatttcctttattaaggagcttttaaaataacactaCTTTAACTTTGAGCAGTCTTTAACTTTGGGAACTTTTACTGCATCTGAATTGTCTAATTCATGTAATTCCCCAGTGGTTTTATCTTCTGTCAATGTTCCATCATTAGAATTTCTGCCTTAAACTAGTCCACTGCTGGGAGCATATGTTTACTTTGTGTGAGCACTTAGGCAGATGGCAGTGAGCTAATTTAATTCGTATTTATGCTTTCAGCAAGGTGGAATGGAATTTCACCCTGCAGGTTCTCAGGTTCCATAACTTGTCCCTTTAAAATTCCAAATGTATTCATACAGTTTGACAAAACTCTGTTTTGAATGGCTAATGATAAACACTCAGCAGTCTGATCTGGAAGTTTCATGAGGTTCCCTTGGTGGCCCAAAAGATAATTTTGGAGGGCAACCTGAAAACAGTCTCAGCAGAAATGATTTAGCCATGGTGCTTGCATTCAGGAACAGCTGACTTGTAAACTGACACATTAAGGCATGAACTGGGCACTGCTTGGCTTAGTAAGTAAAGCTAAAAGGAGTGAGGATTACTTCTAGATTGCCAGTTTCATCTTCTTCCCTTCACCATCATCTGCAGGTTTTCAAATCATTCCTTTGGTGTTTTagagaataatttcaaaagctgaaaaggCACTTAGCCTGCATGGTGGGAGCTGAACTCCTTACCATCATCTGTATATTCTGCCCTCTGGATTTCTGGGCAATTTGTGAAGGTACTTTGGTCTAGTCGAACATAAGGAAAATTGCAGAGACAAAGCATCAGCCACTGTCAGTTTTCCACCAAAGGTTGTGTCAACTCATTAACATAAATTATGATTCAGCAGGTGAGAGGGAAATTCAGAATTTCCTTGGTCTGGCATCATGTCTTCTAATGGCATTACTGGgaagtttaattaaaaacaggaataaaatgcCGGTGCTCTTCCTTCATTCGGTACATTGTTACCATATTCAGTGTCATTGAGGGCAAAATAACTGCTAAAAATTCTATGCCTTTC
The Parus major isolate Abel chromosome 9, Parus_major1.1, whole genome shotgun sequence DNA segment above includes these coding regions:
- the LOC107208978 gene encoding claudin-15-like isoform X2 — protein: MTAALEIVGFLLCLGGLAVIGATLPNNYWKVSSIHGSVITTSTLFENLWKSCAEDSTGISNCRDFDSMLALPAHIQACRALMITSILLGFVAAVFSLLGMKCTNIGLSDEDGKMKFTVTGGFLFILGGLCSMVAISWYAAMVTAQFFNQLYAGTKYELGEALYLGWAGSILYILGGILLTCSCRGKEKQNYSPKKYAYSSAQAAIQPHMYPRSSETVISNKEYV
- the LOC107208978 gene encoding claudin-19-like isoform X1 translates to MASSCLQICAFLLAFAGFTTLLVTTMSSRWKVLDTTTELVTADWVSEGLWMDCATTGVGSVQCKKFLYMLSSDSHIQACRALMITSILLGFVAAVFSLLGMKCTNIGLSDEDGKMKFTVTGGFLFILGGLCSMVAISWYAAMVTAQFFNQLYAGTKYELGEALYLGWAGSILYILGGILLTCSCRGKEKQNYSPKKYAYSSAQAAIQPHMYPRSSETVISNKEYV
- the LOC107208978 gene encoding claudin-19-like isoform X3, with the protein product MSSRWKVLDTTTELVTADWVSEGLWMDCATTGVGSVQCKKFLYMLSSDSHIQACRALMITSILLGFVAAVFSLLGMKCTNIGLSDEDGKMKFTVTGGFLFILGGLCSMVAISWYAAMVTAQFFNQLYAGTKYELGEALYLGWAGSILYILGGILLTCSCRGKEKQNYSPKKYAYSSAQAAIQPHMYPRSSETVISNKEYV